CAACGCCCTGAGCGCCTGGTGCTGCTGGGCGCAGGCAGCCTTGCGCATGAGTACGCCCTCATTGGGGCGATTTTCGTGATCGCCTTGCTGTCGAACTTTACTGCCGGGCAGAGGCTGTACCACGTGTGGGCCAGCGAGAAAAAGTCGAGTGTGTAGGGTGCTGCCCAGAGCAAAATCCAGGAAAGGGGCAGAAGTCACCACAACTGCCTGGTGTGTGCCCCTGCGCACGGGAAATAACACAGGAGGAACAACGACCACAGATGTTTCGTGAGATGTGTAAATCAAAGATCCATCGCGCCCGCATCACGGACGCCAATCTGAACTACGAGGGGAGCTTGACTATCGATCGCCTGCTGATGCAGGCAGCCGACTTGCTTCCCAACGAGAAGGTCCATGTGCTGAACCTCAACAATGGTACCCGAGCCGAGACATACGTGATCGAGGGAGAACCCGGCTCCGGTGTCGTGTGCGCCAATGGTGCTCTTGCCAGGCACACGCATCCTGGTGACCTTGTCATCCTGCTGTCTTTTGCCTGGGTCCCGGAGGAGGAGGCACGCACCTTCAAGACGAAGATTGTGCACGTCGACGAACGCAACCGTGTTGTGGGGCCAGCGAAGGCTTCGACAAAGTAGGACCGCATGTGTTAGCCGAGGAGGGAGAGTCTTGAGCAAG
This window of the Calditrichota bacterium genome carries:
- a CDS encoding aspartate 1-decarboxylase, coding for MFREMCKSKIHRARITDANLNYEGSLTIDRLLMQAADLLPNEKVHVLNLNNGTRAETYVIEGEPGSGVVCANGALARHTHPGDLVILLSFAWVPEEEARTFKTKIVHVDERNRVVGPAKASTK